A single region of the Ziziphus jujuba cultivar Dongzao chromosome 10, ASM3175591v1 genome encodes:
- the LOC107411249 gene encoding protein SODIUM POTASSIUM ROOT DEFECTIVE 2, with protein sequence MKRMDLFCASPASTAICSSMVDHSMVRRSHHVRDRRKIPLPHVPCSSHLPINPRPYNYEKSSRGTYSKQGYELHRKSSADIHDLNTTATPDHDSSRYLLSDSPFVDWFSKSDDNQHHHHHGSALVPADQPAMKYRSLSAKNSLALKSSASTRSRHQVVVLRVSLHCKGCEGKLRKHLSKMEGVTSFSIDLPTKKVTVIGDVTPLGVLSSVSKVKNAQLWPSPTASSSSSSTSLPWSA encoded by the exons ATGAAAAGAATGGACCTTTTCTGTGCTTCTCCAGCTTCCACAGCTATTTGCTCAAGCATGGTAGACCATTCCATGGTCCGCCGAAGCCATCATGTTCGCGATCGTCGAAAGATCCCGCTGCCTCATGTTCCTTGCTCGTCTCACTTACCAATCAATCCTCGGCCTTATAATTATGAGAAAAGTAGTAGGGGTACTTACTCAAAGCAAGGTTATGAACTACATAGAAAAAGCTCCGCTGATATTCATGACCTAAATACTACTGCTACTCCTGATCATGATTCTTCTCGATATCTCTTGAGTGATTCCCCCTTCGTCGATTGGTTCTCGAAGTCCGATGATAaccaacatcatcatcatcatggttCGGCATTGGTTCCTGCTGATCAACCTGCTATGAAGTATAGAAGCCTCAGTGCAAAAAACTCTCTTGCTTTAAAGTCTTCTGCCTCAACTCGCTCTCGTCATCAG GTTGTTGTTTTGAGGGTGTCACTACATTGCAAAGGCTGTGAAGGGAAGCTAAGAAAACATCTGTCTAAAATGGAAG GAGTGACATCATTCAGCATAGACTTACCAACAAAGAAAGTGACGGTCATTGGAGATGTAACCCCTTTAGGTGTTCTTTCAAGTGTGTCCAAGGTGAAGAACGCCCAGCTCTGGCCTTCTCCGacagcatcatcatcatcatcgtcgaCATCTTTGCCATGGTCAGCATGA